The nucleotide sequence GGGCAGGTAGCCGGAAACCCCGGAGGCGGCGCAGCGCTGCATGGTCTCGCCCTCGCTATAGCCGCTCATGATGATGACTTTCAGGTCGGGCCGGATCTGGCGCAGCCGGCGCAGGACCTCGTCGCCGGCGAGGCCCGGCATGGTCAGATCCAGCAGCACCAGGTCGATGGTGTCCGGTGCGGCCTGCACGAGGGCGAGGGCGGCGGGACCGTCGGCGGCCTCATGCACGGTGAGGCCCAGCAGGGTGAGCGCGTCGCGGGCGACCTGGCGCACGGGATCCTCGTCATCGACCACGAGCACGGTGCCGTGGAGCGGGCTGGTACCGGGGATGAAGGGCGGGGCGGAGCCGGTGGCCACGGCGTTGGTGGCCGGCAAAAAGAGCCGGAAGACCGTCCCCCGGTCCGGGGCGGACTCGACAAAAAGGGCGCCGTTGTGGCTCTGGACGATGCCGCGCACGGCGGCGAGACCGAGGCCGCGGCCGGAGAACTTGGTCGTGAAGAAGGGCTCGAAGATGCGGTCCATGACCGCGGGGGGCATGCCGCTGCCGTTGTCGCTGACCTCGATCCCGACATAGCGGCCGGCGGGCAGGGTGGGAGACTGCACGGCCTGCTGGAAAAATTCGGCCGACAGGTCGCGGGTGAAGGTGCGCACGATGACGTGGCCGTCGGTGCGGTCCGCCATGGCGTCGGCCGCGTTGATCACGAGATTCATCACAATCTGCCGCAGCTGGGTGGCGTCACCGAGGACGGCGGGGACGGTGGTGTCGGTCAGGAGTTCCAATCGGACGCGCCGGCCCACGGTGGCCTCGAGGAGGGCGGCGGTGTCGGTCACGAGGGCGGCGAGGTTCACGGGAGCGGTGACGAAGGCGGCGCGCCCGGCGTAGGCGAGCATCTGGGCGCACAGGTCGCCGGCCCGCTGGGCGGCGTGCTCGATGTGACTGAGCTGCTGCCGGGCGCGGTGGGTGTCGGGCAGGTCCATGGCCACGAGGGTGGCGTTGCCGAGGATGGCGGTGAGGATGTTGTTGAAGTCGTGGGCGACGCCGCCGGCGAGGACGCCGAGGCTTTCGAATTTCTGGCTTTCGAGGAGCTTGCGCTCGAAGGCGAGCTTCTGCTGCTCGGCGGCCTTGCGGTCGGTGATGTCGGTGGAGATGCCGCAGAGGGCGTAGATGCGGCCCTGTTCATCGAGCAGCGGAAACTTGTGCGCGAGGTAGAGGCGGGGCGGGGTGTCGGTGGAGGCTTCCTCGAACTCCATCGGCCGGCCGGCCGCCTGCACCTGCAGATCGTGCTCGCGGGCGCGCGCGGCCGGCGCGGCGGGGAAAAGATCCTCGTCGCGGCAGCCGAGGATGGCGGACCGGGGGCGGGCGCAGAAGAGCTCGAAGGCGTGGTTGCACAGCTGGTAGCGGCCGTCGAGATCCTTGAGGAAGATGATGGCCGGGCTGTGATCCATGATGTCCTGGAGACGGGCCTCGCTCTCGCGGAGCTGGCGGGTGCGCACGCGCACCTCGTCCTCGATGCGGGCGGTGCGTTGCAGGAGGCTGTGGATGAGAAATGCGAGCAGGGCGGTGATCGCCAGGCCGAAGCCGAGGATGAGGGCGGGCTGGCGGGAGCCGGCGCGCCGGCTCCAGTCGGCGTTCTGGCGGATCAGCATCAGCCAGCGGCGATCGCCGATCTGGAGGGTCTCGCGGTAATCACCCGGCGCCGGCAGGGGCAGGTCCAGCCGGTCCGTGGGCGGGCCCAAGGAATCCAGCCCGCCGCGGTTGGCGTAGAGGAAGGTGCCGGGCTCGCTGTCGGTCACATCGAAGTAGTAAGTGTCGAGGGCCTCGTTGGTGGTGAGCTGGTGGGACTGGGCCAGCATGGTCTGGAGGCGGAAGACACCCTGGACAAAACCCTCGACCGGCTGCCCCGGGACATCGTCGCGCCATAAGGGCAGGATGAAGATCACGCCGGGCTGGGCGGCCGCCGCGGTGGACTGGGCGAGACGCATGCTCGGGCTGACCTTGAATTTGCGGTCCTGGCGCGCGGCCCGGAGGAGGGGGGCGGAAGGGGCGCTGGTGACGTCGTAGCCGAGCACGGGCTCGTTGCCGGCGAGCGGTTCGACGTAGGAGATGACGAAGTATTCGTCGGCCGAGGGCGCGGGCCGGAGGGTTTCATCCGGGAAGCGCCGGGTGATGACGACGGGCCGGCCGAGCTCGTGGGAGGTGGTCTTCTCGAACGGGCCGCGTTCGGCATGGTTCAGGATCTGCACCCATTGCAGCGCCTGCACCCCGTGGTGCCGCTGGAAGATGGACTGGGCGACGCGGGTGAATTCACCGCGCGTGACGGTGTTCTGGCCGAGGAAGGAATCGCGGAGGCTATGGACCATTTCCTCGTAGCTGCGCAGCTGCTGGGCGGCGACGGCGGCCTGGGTCTGGGCGCGGCTCAGGAACCCGGTGCGGATGCGGGCCGTCTCACTGCGCGAGGCATAGAGCCAGATAAACAGGGAGAGGGCGACACCGACCACCGCCACCACCCAGACCAGGCCACGGCGGTGGAGGGAGGCGCGGGTGAGGGTGGCCATTCGGGGGACGCTGACAGCACGGGGGCTGGCTGGCAAATACCGATTGGCCCGGCGCTTCGGGCAGGGCGGCCGTCCCGGGATCAGGCCCGGTAAGGGAGCGGGAAACGCGAGGTGAGAGCGACGACCTGCAGCTTGGTGGCGGCGATGACGGCGGCCTGATCGGGTCCGCCGATGGCGGTGAGCACGCCGTCGATGAGGCCGGCGATCACGGTCATGTCGGCTTCCTTGAGGCCGCGGGTGGTCATGGCCGGCGTGCCGAGGCGGATGCCGGAGGCCTGGAAGGGCGAGCGGGTCTCGAAGGGCACGGTGTTCTTGTTGCAGGTGATGTTGGCCTGATCGAGGGTCTCCTGGGCGACCTTGCCGGTGAGCTCCGGAAATTTCGAGCGGAGGTCGACGAGCATGAGGTGGTTGTCGGTGCCGCCGGAATTGATCTTGTAGCCGCGCGCGACCATGGCGGCGGCGAGGGCGCGGGCGTTGGCGATGACCTGGCCGCTGTAGGCCTTGAACTCGGGCTTGAGGCACTCACCGAAGCACACGGCCTTGCCGGCGATGACGTGCATGAGCGGACCGCCCTGGCCGCCGGGGAAGACGGCGGAGTCGATGGCCTTGGCGTGGGCGGCCTTGCAGAGGATGAGGCCGCCGCGCGGACCGCGCAGGGTCTTGTGCGTGGTGGTGGTGACGAAGTCGGCGTGAGGGAAGGGCGAGGGGTGGTGGCCGGTGGCGACGAGGCCGGCGATGTGGGCGATGTCCGCGAAGAGCAGGGCGCCGACGGAGCGGGCGATCTCGCCCATGCGGGCGAAGTCGATGATGCGCGAGTAGGCGGAGGCGCCGACGGTGATCATCTTCGGCTTTTCGCGGAGGGCGACGGCGGCGAGCTCGTCGTAGTCGATCAGCCCGGTGTCCTCGCGGACGCCGTACTGGCAGAAGTCGTAGAGTTTGCCGGAGAAGTTTGCCGGGTTGCCGTGGGTGAGGTGGCCGCCGTGGCTGAGGTTCATGCCGAGGATCTTGTCGCCGGGCGACAGGACCGCGGTGTAGACGGCGAAGTTGGCCTGAGAGCCGGAGTGGGGTTGGACGTTGGCGTGC is from Lacunisphaera limnophila and encodes:
- the glyA gene encoding serine hydroxymethyltransferase, whose translation is MLHRPSLHVPERRPLAQLDPAVYAVVTGELARQQSHIELIASENFTYPAVIEAVGSVLTNKYAEGYPAKRWYGGCEQVDKVEVLAIERAKQLFGAEHANVQPHSGSQANFAVYTAVLSPGDKILGMNLSHGGHLTHGNPANFSGKLYDFCQYGVREDTGLIDYDELAAVALREKPKMITVGASAYSRIIDFARMGEIARSVGALLFADIAHIAGLVATGHHPSPFPHADFVTTTTHKTLRGPRGGLILCKAAHAKAIDSAVFPGGQGGPLMHVIAGKAVCFGECLKPEFKAYSGQVIANARALAAAMVARGYKINSGGTDNHLMLVDLRSKFPELTGKVAQETLDQANITCNKNTVPFETRSPFQASGIRLGTPAMTTRGLKEADMTVIAGLIDGVLTAIGGPDQAAVIAATKLQVVALTSRFPLPYRA
- a CDS encoding CHASE domain-containing protein — its product is MATLTRASLHRRGLVWVVAVVGVALSLFIWLYASRSETARIRTGFLSRAQTQAAVAAQQLRSYEEMVHSLRDSFLGQNTVTRGEFTRVAQSIFQRHHGVQALQWVQILNHAERGPFEKTTSHELGRPVVITRRFPDETLRPAPSADEYFVISYVEPLAGNEPVLGYDVTSAPSAPLLRAARQDRKFKVSPSMRLAQSTAAAAQPGVIFILPLWRDDVPGQPVEGFVQGVFRLQTMLAQSHQLTTNEALDTYYFDVTDSEPGTFLYANRGGLDSLGPPTDRLDLPLPAPGDYRETLQIGDRRWLMLIRQNADWSRRAGSRQPALILGFGLAITALLAFLIHSLLQRTARIEDEVRVRTRQLRESEARLQDIMDHSPAIIFLKDLDGRYQLCNHAFELFCARPRSAILGCRDEDLFPAAPAARAREHDLQVQAAGRPMEFEEASTDTPPRLYLAHKFPLLDEQGRIYALCGISTDITDRKAAEQQKLAFERKLLESQKFESLGVLAGGVAHDFNNILTAILGNATLVAMDLPDTHRARQQLSHIEHAAQRAGDLCAQMLAYAGRAAFVTAPVNLAALVTDTAALLEATVGRRVRLELLTDTTVPAVLGDATQLRQIVMNLVINAADAMADRTDGHVIVRTFTRDLSAEFFQQAVQSPTLPAGRYVGIEVSDNGSGMPPAVMDRIFEPFFTTKFSGRGLGLAAVRGIVQSHNGALFVESAPDRGTVFRLFLPATNAVATGSAPPFIPGTSPLHGTVLVVDDEDPVRQVARDALTLLGLTVHEAADGPAALALVQAAPDTIDLVLLDLTMPGLAGDEVLRRLRQIRPDLKVIIMSGYSEGETMQRCAASGVSGYLPKPFAIAELGEKLRQLLG